The Xanthomonas indica genome has a segment encoding these proteins:
- a CDS encoding prolyl oligopeptidase family serine peptidase — MLMPFRWIGALALASALPVAAHAATADSGYRQPPEPLLGVMRAPLNPSPRLDPTGRTLLLVERQAYPPIARVAEPYLKLAGVRVEPRTHARHDMSNGYGIRACLDGFSLVDVASGKQTAVTLLAGACPAQPVWSPDGRRFAFNNTAADRVELWLGDVATGTVRRIDGVQLNPVLGGEIQWLGGSDTLLVRAVPQDLGPAPVKAAVPPGPEVKEAIRGKGESSTYEARDTLSSPEDEAQFTYYATAQLVTVDAASGKLRTVGKPAVYSVVDGAPDGRHVRVERLQRPYSYVTTYGRFAHDVAVLDLADGSERVLANLPVADRVPVHGVPTGPRAYGWRANQPATLVWAEALDGGDWKTNVPARDKLLTLSAPFAGKPRELAKVAQRYAGLSWFAQGGQALLDEYDENRHWRRTTLLDADRPGSAGRVLFDLSTDDLYADPGTPELRRLANGEYVLREDNGALFLSGQGATPAGDRPFLDRYDLASGKTQRLFRSGADVDEAFAGFAGDDTTRLLTWRQSPSDPPNVYLRTLGQAQPAAVAGEAVVASTLAPVTRFPDPTPVVRQIKKRLVTYKRKDGVELSFTLYTPPGYKEGTRVPAILYAYPLDYADASKAGQVSGANDRDFTRLHSYQLLLLAGYAIIDDAAFPIVGDPKTAYDTYLQQLVENAQAAVDKAVELGVVDRDRIGVTGHSHGALMAANLLAHTDLFRAGVATSGSYNKTLTPFGFQNERRSFWAAPEVYAQASAFFHADKINEPLLLVHGMDDANPGTETTQAPRMFQAIRGLGGTARLVLLPFEPHWYTARESNEDVVAEMLEWFDRYVKQAPPRAAAATAAAQKQ; from the coding sequence ATGCTCATGCCGTTCCGCTGGATCGGCGCGCTGGCGCTTGCCAGTGCGTTGCCTGTTGCCGCCCACGCCGCCACCGCCGACAGTGGTTATCGGCAACCGCCCGAGCCGCTGCTCGGCGTGATGCGCGCGCCGCTCAATCCGTCGCCGCGGCTGGACCCGACCGGGCGCACCCTGCTGCTGGTCGAGCGCCAGGCCTACCCGCCGATCGCGCGCGTCGCCGAGCCGTACCTGAAACTGGCCGGGGTGCGCGTGGAGCCGCGCACCCACGCCCGCCACGACATGTCCAACGGCTACGGCATCCGCGCCTGCCTGGACGGCTTCAGCCTGGTCGACGTGGCCAGCGGCAAGCAGACCGCGGTGACCCTGCTGGCCGGCGCCTGCCCGGCGCAGCCGGTGTGGTCGCCGGACGGGCGCCGCTTCGCCTTCAACAACACCGCCGCCGACCGCGTCGAACTGTGGCTGGGCGACGTCGCCACCGGTACGGTGCGCCGCATTGACGGCGTGCAGCTCAACCCGGTGCTGGGCGGCGAGATCCAGTGGCTGGGCGGCAGCGACACGCTGCTGGTGCGCGCGGTGCCGCAGGACCTGGGTCCGGCACCGGTGAAGGCGGCGGTGCCGCCGGGGCCGGAGGTCAAGGAAGCGATCCGCGGCAAGGGCGAGAGCAGCACCTACGAGGCGCGCGACACCCTGTCGAGCCCCGAGGACGAGGCGCAGTTCACCTACTACGCCACGGCGCAACTGGTCACCGTGGATGCTGCCAGCGGCAAGCTGCGCACGGTCGGCAAGCCGGCGGTGTACTCGGTGGTCGACGGCGCGCCGGACGGCCGCCACGTGCGCGTGGAGCGCCTGCAGCGCCCGTACTCCTATGTCACCACCTATGGCCGCTTCGCCCACGACGTGGCGGTGCTGGACCTGGCCGACGGCAGCGAGCGGGTGCTGGCGAACCTGCCGGTGGCCGACCGCGTGCCGGTGCATGGCGTGCCGACCGGGCCGCGCGCCTATGGCTGGCGTGCCAACCAGCCGGCCACCCTGGTCTGGGCCGAGGCCCTGGACGGTGGCGACTGGAAGACGAACGTTCCTGCCCGCGACAAGCTGTTGACCCTGTCGGCGCCGTTCGCCGGCAAGCCGCGCGAACTGGCCAAGGTGGCCCAGCGTTACGCCGGCCTGAGTTGGTTCGCGCAGGGTGGGCAAGCGCTGCTGGACGAGTACGACGAGAACCGCCATTGGCGCCGCACTACGCTGCTGGACGCGGACCGTCCCGGCAGCGCCGGGCGGGTGCTGTTCGACCTGTCCACCGACGACCTCTATGCCGATCCCGGCACCCCCGAGCTGCGTCGCCTGGCCAACGGCGAGTACGTGCTGCGCGAGGACAACGGTGCGTTGTTCCTGAGCGGGCAGGGCGCCACGCCGGCCGGCGACCGGCCATTCCTGGACCGCTACGACCTGGCGAGCGGCAAGACCCAGCGCCTGTTCCGCAGCGGCGCCGACGTCGACGAGGCCTTTGCCGGGTTCGCCGGCGACGACACCACCCGTCTGCTGACCTGGCGGCAGTCGCCGAGCGATCCGCCCAACGTCTACCTGCGCACGCTGGGCCAGGCGCAGCCGGCTGCCGTCGCGGGCGAGGCCGTGGTCGCCTCCACCCTGGCGCCGGTGACCCGCTTCCCCGACCCGACCCCGGTGGTGCGGCAGATCAAGAAGCGCCTGGTGACCTACAAGCGCAAGGATGGGGTCGAACTGTCCTTCACCCTGTACACGCCACCCGGCTACAAGGAAGGCACGCGGGTGCCGGCGATCCTCTACGCCTATCCGCTGGACTATGCCGATGCGTCCAAGGCCGGCCAGGTCAGCGGCGCCAACGACCGCGACTTCACCCGCCTGCATTCCTACCAGCTGTTGCTGCTGGCCGGCTACGCGATCATCGACGATGCCGCGTTCCCGATCGTCGGCGACCCCAAGACCGCCTACGACACCTACCTGCAGCAGCTGGTGGAGAACGCCCAGGCGGCGGTGGACAAGGCGGTGGAGTTGGGTGTGGTCGACCGCGACCGCATCGGCGTCACCGGCCACAGCCACGGCGCGCTGATGGCGGCCAACCTGCTGGCGCACACCGACCTGTTCCGCGCCGGCGTGGCCACCAGCGGCAGCTACAACAAGACCCTGACCCCGTTCGGTTTCCAGAACGAGCGGCGCTCGTTCTGGGCGGCGCCGGAGGTGTACGCGCAGGCCTCGGCGTTCTTCCATGCCGATAAGATCAATGAGCCGCTGCTGCTGGTGCACGGCATGGACGACGCCAACCCCGGCACCGAGACCACCCAGGCCCCGCGCATGTTCCAGGCCATCCGCGGCCTCGGCGGCACCGCGCGGCTGGTGCTGCTGCCGTTCGAACCGCACTGGTACACCGCGCGCGAGTCCAACGAGGACGTGGTGGCGGAGATGCTGGAGTGGTTCGACCGCTACGTGAAGCAGGCGCCGCCGCGTGCGGCGGCGGCGACCGCGGCGGCGCAGAAGCAGTAG
- the prpE gene encoding propionate--CoA ligase, giving the protein MDYATLYRRSIERPEEFWAEQAQAIHWERPPQAILEYDTPPFRRWFVGGLTNLCHNAVDRHLPERAAQLALVAVSSETGQTQEITYAQLHREVNAFAAVLQRLDVQRGDRVVIYMPNMAEAVFAMLACARIGAVHSVVFGGFAAHNLALRIDDARPKLLIAADAGSRGGKRIPYKPLVDAACAEASAAPPTVLIVSRGLDPALPRVPGRDVDYAELRAEVGDAQVPVVWLESNEPSYLLYTSGTTGKPKGVQRDVGGHAVALALSMRTVFDCGPGQAMFSTSDVGWAVGHSYNVYGPLIVGATSLLYEGLPVQPDPGVWWALCEKYRVRTMFSSPTAIRVLKKHPARYLRERDLSALRYLFLAGEPLDEPTALWIGEALGKPVIDNYWQTETGWPVLALLPGVELRPVKPGSPGFPNLGYRTRIVDEHGVEVPAGRKGVLVIEPPLPPGCMTTVWNDDARFLRSYFSHFDTLLYSSLDWAIRDEDGYTFILGRTDDVINVAGHRLGTREIEEAIAGHADVAEVAVIGMHDELKGQVPVVFATLKQAAPDAAAVVEELRQCVVQRLGAVARPAQVYLVQALPKTRSGKLLRRSLQALAEQRDPGDLSTLDDPGALEEIRRALRG; this is encoded by the coding sequence ATGGACTACGCGACGCTGTACCGACGTTCGATCGAGCGGCCCGAGGAATTCTGGGCCGAGCAGGCCCAGGCAATCCATTGGGAGCGCCCGCCGCAGGCGATCCTGGAGTACGACACGCCGCCGTTCCGGCGCTGGTTCGTCGGCGGCCTGACCAACCTGTGCCACAACGCGGTGGACCGGCATCTGCCCGAGCGCGCCGCGCAGCTGGCGCTGGTCGCGGTGTCCAGCGAAACCGGGCAGACCCAGGAGATCACCTATGCGCAGCTGCACCGCGAGGTCAACGCCTTCGCCGCGGTGCTGCAGCGGCTGGACGTGCAGCGCGGCGACCGCGTGGTCATCTACATGCCGAACATGGCCGAGGCGGTGTTCGCGATGCTGGCCTGCGCGCGCATCGGCGCGGTGCACTCGGTGGTGTTCGGCGGCTTCGCCGCGCACAACCTGGCGCTGCGCATCGACGATGCGCGGCCCAAGCTGCTGATCGCCGCTGACGCCGGCAGCCGCGGTGGCAAGCGCATCCCCTACAAGCCGCTGGTCGACGCCGCCTGCGCCGAGGCCAGCGCGGCGCCGCCGACGGTGCTGATCGTCTCGCGCGGGCTGGATCCGGCGCTGCCGCGCGTGCCCGGGCGCGACGTCGACTATGCCGAGTTGCGTGCCGAAGTCGGCGATGCGCAGGTGCCGGTGGTGTGGCTGGAATCCAACGAACCCAGCTACCTGTTGTACACCTCCGGCACCACCGGCAAGCCCAAGGGCGTGCAGCGCGATGTCGGCGGGCATGCGGTGGCGCTGGCGCTGTCGATGCGCACGGTGTTCGACTGTGGCCCCGGGCAGGCCATGTTCTCCACCTCCGACGTGGGCTGGGCGGTGGGGCATTCGTACAACGTGTACGGCCCGCTGATCGTCGGCGCGACCTCGCTGTTGTACGAAGGCCTGCCGGTGCAACCGGATCCGGGCGTGTGGTGGGCGCTGTGCGAGAAGTACCGGGTACGCACCATGTTCTCCTCGCCGACCGCGATCCGCGTGCTGAAGAAGCATCCGGCGCGCTACCTGCGCGAGCGCGACCTGAGCGCGCTGCGCTATCTGTTCCTGGCCGGCGAGCCCCTGGACGAGCCGACCGCACTGTGGATCGGCGAAGCGCTGGGCAAGCCGGTGATCGACAACTACTGGCAGACCGAAACCGGCTGGCCGGTGCTGGCGTTGTTGCCGGGCGTCGAGCTGCGGCCGGTCAAGCCGGGGTCGCCGGGCTTTCCCAACCTCGGCTATCGCACGCGCATCGTCGACGAGCACGGTGTCGAGGTACCGGCGGGACGCAAGGGCGTGCTGGTGATCGAGCCGCCGTTGCCGCCGGGCTGCATGACCACGGTGTGGAACGACGATGCGCGCTTCCTGCGCAGTTACTTCAGCCACTTCGACACGTTGCTGTACAGCTCGCTGGACTGGGCGATCCGCGACGAGGACGGCTACACCTTCATCCTCGGCCGCACCGACGACGTGATCAACGTGGCCGGACATCGCCTGGGCACGCGCGAGATCGAGGAAGCCATCGCCGGCCACGCCGACGTGGCCGAAGTCGCGGTGATCGGCATGCACGATGAATTGAAGGGGCAGGTGCCGGTGGTGTTCGCGACGCTGAAACAGGCCGCGCCCGATGCCGCGGCGGTGGTCGAGGAGTTGCGCCAGTGCGTGGTGCAGCGGCTAGGCGCGGTGGCGCGGCCGGCGCAGGTGTATCTGGTGCAGGCCTTGCCGAAGACGCGTTCGGGGAAGCTGTTGCGGCGTTCGCTGCAGGCGCTGGCCGAGCAGCGCGATCCGGGCGATCTGTCGACGCTGGACGACCCTGGCGCGCTGGAGGAAATCCGCCGCGCCTTGCGCGGTTGA
- a CDS encoding glutathione S-transferase N-terminal domain-containing protein yields the protein MKLYSKPGACSLADHIALRWAGLPFELKLLDAAAMKAPAYLAINPAGAVPALQMDDWVLTQNSAILNYIADLAPDAQLAGDGSPRSRAEVQRWLAFLNADLHPAFHPLFGSTRYLDDAAVIARTQEHARERVRTLYMRVESALEQQTWLGGARRSIADAYLFVTLRWARAQQIALGANLQLHFERMSADPQVQAALQAEGLG from the coding sequence ATGAAACTCTATTCCAAGCCCGGCGCCTGTTCGCTGGCCGATCACATCGCGCTGCGCTGGGCGGGATTGCCGTTCGAACTGAAGCTGCTCGATGCCGCCGCGATGAAGGCGCCTGCGTATCTGGCGATCAATCCGGCCGGCGCAGTGCCCGCGCTGCAGATGGACGACTGGGTGCTCACCCAGAACTCGGCGATCCTCAACTACATCGCCGACCTCGCGCCCGACGCGCAACTGGCCGGCGACGGCAGCCCGCGCAGCCGCGCCGAGGTGCAGCGTTGGCTGGCCTTCCTCAACGCCGATCTGCATCCGGCGTTTCATCCGCTGTTCGGCAGCACCCGCTATCTGGACGATGCCGCGGTGATCGCGCGCACCCAGGAGCACGCACGCGAGCGCGTGCGCACGCTGTACATGCGTGTGGAGTCGGCGCTGGAACAACAGACTTGGCTCGGTGGCGCGCGCCGTTCCATCGCCGACGCCTATCTGTTCGTCACCCTGCGCTGGGCGCGCGCGCAGCAGATCGCGCTTGGTGCCAATCTGCAATTGCACTTCGAACGCATGTCCGCCGATCCGCAGGTGCAGGCGGCGCTGCAGGCCGAAGGCCTCGGTTGA
- a CDS encoding cell wall hydrolase translates to MKLAWILWLSQLLPQPAADSLCLSTTVYLEARDQTLRGQQAVAEVALRRLDSGLWGDSMCQVVTARKQFAPGLVKPGTELKNDDAWADAVKVAFAAERNWALPQGQRKEIVPGASHFAAHAIASPSWRNAYQVATIGDHTFYRVQKLRPRNAS, encoded by the coding sequence ATGAAACTGGCCTGGATTCTCTGGCTGTCGCAGTTGTTGCCGCAACCCGCTGCCGATTCGCTGTGCCTCAGCACCACCGTGTACCTGGAAGCGCGCGACCAGACGCTGCGCGGACAGCAAGCCGTCGCCGAGGTCGCGCTGCGTCGCCTGGACAGCGGCCTGTGGGGCGACTCGATGTGCCAGGTCGTCACCGCGCGCAAACAGTTCGCACCGGGCCTGGTGAAGCCGGGCACCGAACTGAAGAACGACGACGCCTGGGCCGATGCGGTCAAGGTCGCCTTCGCCGCCGAGCGCAACTGGGCGCTGCCGCAGGGCCAGCGCAAGGAGATCGTGCCCGGCGCCAGCCACTTCGCCGCGCATGCCATCGCCAGCCCGAGCTGGCGCAACGCGTATCAGGTCGCGACCATCGGCGACCACACGTTCTATCGCGTGCAGAAGCTGCGTCCGCGCAACGCGTCGTAA
- a CDS encoding glycerophosphodiester phosphodiesterase family protein, whose amino-acid sequence MKLPKKPAKVLALALACASLTALSGMASAASNWNPAHILNVMKNPYQGNHADVVVISHRGLVGNGCAENSTCSILDTYNENIEAIELDVKQASDGVLWLFHDQNAGRVIDHNPGFNIFQPATNPSGWNPDISTLSSHDLINMYLRDKNFAKTNDHPASLGVALDAVSHYANHMVVVLDLKSLDAVSRAADQVNAFKMQNQVVLKFSASLLPRTPSDITRFTKGVPFAPTVYAGDMDRIADNYVGLCGFTAPNTPQCRVSAWITEVRKQSGFAWLEIGNKQPRRGDPTAELLAENQAQKQAIGAFSPVPEYRLSSHDGQHYVRSNGTCCASLDDYLTRTKYFGNETADDRPNFRAQVTAGFTSIITDDPLGVIRANVPRNTARYN is encoded by the coding sequence ATGAAACTGCCCAAGAAACCCGCCAAGGTTCTCGCCCTGGCGCTGGCCTGCGCGTCGCTGACCGCACTGTCCGGCATGGCGTCGGCCGCCAGCAACTGGAACCCGGCGCATATCCTCAACGTGATGAAGAATCCCTACCAGGGCAATCACGCCGATGTCGTGGTGATCTCGCATCGCGGGCTGGTCGGCAACGGCTGCGCCGAGAACTCCACCTGCTCGATCCTCGATACCTACAACGAGAACATCGAAGCGATCGAACTGGACGTCAAGCAGGCGTCCGATGGCGTGCTGTGGCTGTTCCACGACCAGAACGCCGGCCGCGTCATCGACCACAACCCCGGCTTCAACATCTTCCAGCCGGCAACCAATCCGTCGGGCTGGAATCCGGACATCAGCACCCTGAGCAGCCATGACCTGATCAACATGTACCTGCGCGACAAGAACTTCGCCAAGACCAACGACCATCCGGCCTCGCTGGGTGTCGCACTGGACGCGGTGAGCCACTACGCCAACCACATGGTGGTGGTGCTGGACCTGAAGTCGCTGGACGCGGTGTCGCGCGCGGCAGACCAGGTCAATGCGTTCAAGATGCAGAACCAGGTGGTGCTGAAGTTCAGCGCCTCGCTGCTGCCGAGGACGCCCAGCGACATCACCCGCTTCACCAAGGGCGTGCCGTTCGCACCGACCGTCTATGCGGGCGACATGGACCGGATCGCCGACAACTACGTCGGCCTGTGCGGCTTCACCGCGCCCAACACACCGCAGTGCCGGGTCAGTGCCTGGATCACCGAAGTGCGCAAGCAGAGCGGGTTCGCCTGGCTGGAAATCGGCAACAAGCAGCCCCGCCGCGGCGACCCGACCGCCGAGCTGCTGGCCGAGAACCAGGCGCAGAAGCAGGCGATCGGTGCGTTCTCGCCGGTGCCCGAATACCGCCTCAGCAGCCATGACGGCCAGCACTACGTGCGCAGCAACGGCACCTGCTGCGCGTCGCTGGACGACTACCTGACGCGGACCAAGTACTTCGGCAACGAAACCGCCGACGACCGTCCGAACTTCCGCGCGCAGGTCACCGCCGGCTTCACCAGCATCATCACCGACGATCCGCTGGGCGTGATCCGCGCCAACGTGCCGCGCAACACCGCGCGTTACAACTGA
- a CDS encoding glycerophosphodiester phosphodiesterase family protein yields MSAALSLPMLAMAATPSLPDRLRDPHGPALVVSHRACWTFASENTLDGIAACIARGVDMVEIDVRTTRDGALVLMHDATVDRTTDGHGAVADLDAAQITALRVRSQGGGRDSTLTARRPPTLAQALALARGKVLVNLDIKAAPLDRVIDAVEAAGAQRDVLLNVPLDVPAAILQRARKADIAVQALYLQRESALPPEQALRRAASLRPAVVQLMFDDPEVLDVAQRELAPHARLFVNTMTNDIASGRPMRLSASYTDQRALRDPAAVWGGLRQHGVSMIQTDEPLALQRYLHGTDTPR; encoded by the coding sequence ATGAGCGCAGCGCTGTCGCTGCCGATGCTGGCCATGGCCGCGACGCCGAGCCTGCCCGACCGCCTGCGCGATCCGCACGGGCCGGCGCTGGTGGTGTCGCACCGGGCCTGCTGGACGTTCGCGTCCGAGAATACGCTGGACGGCATTGCCGCCTGCATCGCGCGCGGCGTGGACATGGTCGAGATCGACGTGCGCACCACCCGCGACGGCGCGCTGGTGCTGATGCACGACGCCACCGTGGACCGCACCACCGACGGGCACGGCGCGGTGGCCGATCTGGATGCGGCGCAGATCACCGCCTTGCGTGTGCGCAGCCAGGGCGGCGGGCGCGACAGCACGCTCACCGCGCGGCGTCCGCCGACACTGGCGCAGGCGCTGGCCCTGGCGCGCGGCAAGGTGCTGGTGAACCTGGACATCAAGGCCGCACCGCTGGACCGGGTGATCGATGCGGTGGAGGCCGCCGGCGCGCAACGCGACGTCCTGCTCAACGTGCCGCTGGATGTGCCCGCGGCGATCCTGCAGCGCGCGCGCAAGGCCGACATCGCGGTGCAGGCGCTGTACCTGCAGCGCGAATCGGCGCTGCCGCCCGAGCAGGCCTTGCGCCGCGCCGCATCCTTGCGGCCGGCGGTGGTGCAACTGATGTTCGACGACCCGGAGGTGCTGGACGTCGCGCAACGCGAACTGGCGCCGCACGCGCGGCTGTTCGTCAACACCATGACCAACGATATCGCCAGCGGCAGGCCGATGCGGCTGTCGGCGAGCTACACCGACCAGCGTGCGCTGCGCGATCCGGCGGCCGTGTGGGGTGGGCTGCGCCAGCACGGCGTGAGCATGATCCAAACCGACGAACCGTTGGCATTGCAACGCTACCTGCACGGCACGGACACGCCACGGTAG
- a CDS encoding TonB-dependent receptor, translating to MRTVHPHPSLLALALASILGSAAAVHAEDAPAPPADATTTLDQIVVTGTPQGQSQKDAPFAISVVSRERLERSTPTSSVDMLRAVPGFSAEPSGGQGGGQNLYVRGLPAGGWYYVQYQEDGLTLFDEPQESFFNVDTLFALDMMTERLEVVRGGTSPLFATNAPGGTVNAITRHGTATPEGAVRMTVGSDGLRREDAYSAGPLSENVLYSIGGYHRSDDGLRRTGYTADQGGQVRGNLTFLMGDAVLDVDAKYLDDRTAFYNPIPLADPRNPSQSLSALLDPLDGTLLSNDLRHTTALSFDGNGPLARNLDLADGIHSKVKQLGTHLEWDLGDGLTLNNRMRFVDADVDYTALFSGAAPYDAGAYLTTQLGRARSGFGARVARVGYVTTRTGAAYDPAAADGLVLESGLWNARTHLRTLSDDLRLSKAFDDTALGRHTLTAGLDVQHFEYTQDRLQNTVLTTLQNHAQRLDVLAYDSAGTVVGSVTQNGFVRYGNGVTSGVAHGTYLSPYLWDSVRFGRLGLDAGVRYTRYNANGGVYATTTRNLGDPTTLADDNVGGLSGAFSPRTDHRHAKQWTLGAEFALTPQLQTFARYTQSQRLPRLQNVYQTQNADVTDIDQAEAGLRGSFGDTFSFSTVGFWSRFNDLSISAIVLDGSGAVQSLALVGKTRTLGLESEFTWRPSALFGITGSATLQDPQTRGLSNATTGLSYGDLDGKQISRIPKFMASISPTLYFDIDGRPLELSATAYRMGQRYVDYTNATALPAYTTYDLGLFARLSEHLELQLHAANVGNTLGLTEGNARVDTLSGQGTADAIYARPIFGRNYNASLTWRW from the coding sequence ATGCGCACCGTTCACCCGCACCCGAGCCTGCTGGCGCTGGCGCTCGCGTCCATCCTCGGCAGCGCCGCCGCCGTCCATGCCGAGGACGCGCCGGCGCCGCCGGCCGACGCCACCACCACACTGGACCAGATCGTGGTCACCGGCACCCCGCAGGGCCAGTCGCAGAAGGACGCACCGTTCGCGATCAGCGTGGTGTCCAGGGAACGCCTGGAACGCAGCACCCCGACCAGCAGCGTGGACATGCTGCGGGCGGTTCCGGGCTTCTCCGCCGAACCCTCCGGCGGCCAGGGCGGCGGCCAGAACCTCTACGTGCGCGGCCTGCCCGCGGGCGGCTGGTACTACGTGCAGTACCAGGAAGACGGCCTGACCCTGTTCGACGAACCGCAGGAAAGCTTCTTCAACGTCGACACCCTGTTCGCGCTGGACATGATGACCGAGCGCCTGGAAGTGGTGCGCGGCGGCACCTCGCCGCTGTTCGCGACCAACGCGCCGGGCGGCACGGTCAACGCCATCACCCGCCACGGCACCGCCACCCCGGAAGGCGCGGTGCGCATGACCGTCGGCAGCGACGGCCTGCGCCGCGAGGACGCCTACAGCGCCGGCCCGCTCAGCGAGAACGTGCTGTACAGCATCGGCGGCTACCACCGCAGCGACGACGGCCTGCGCCGCACCGGCTACACCGCCGACCAGGGCGGCCAGGTGCGCGGCAACCTGACCTTCCTGATGGGCGATGCGGTGCTCGACGTCGACGCCAAGTACCTCGACGACCGCACCGCCTTCTACAACCCGATCCCGCTCGCCGACCCGCGCAACCCATCGCAGTCGCTGTCGGCGCTGCTCGATCCGCTGGACGGCACGCTGCTGTCCAACGACCTGCGCCACACCACCGCGCTGAGCTTCGACGGCAACGGTCCGCTGGCGCGCAACCTGGACCTGGCCGACGGCATCCACAGCAAGGTCAAGCAACTCGGCACGCACCTGGAATGGGACCTCGGCGACGGCCTGACCCTCAACAACCGCATGCGCTTCGTCGATGCGGACGTGGACTACACCGCGCTGTTCTCCGGCGCTGCGCCCTACGACGCCGGCGCCTACCTCACCACCCAGCTCGGCCGCGCGCGCAGCGGCTTCGGCGCGCGGGTGGCGCGGGTCGGCTACGTCACCACCCGCACTGGCGCCGCCTACGATCCGGCCGCGGCCGACGGCCTGGTGCTGGAGAGCGGCCTGTGGAACGCGCGCACCCATCTGCGCACGCTGTCCGACGACCTGCGCCTGAGCAAGGCGTTCGACGACACGGCGCTGGGCCGGCACACGCTCACCGCCGGCCTCGACGTGCAGCACTTCGAATACACCCAGGACCGGCTGCAGAACACCGTGCTGACCACGTTGCAGAACCACGCGCAGCGCCTGGACGTGCTGGCCTACGACAGCGCCGGCACCGTGGTCGGGTCGGTGACGCAGAACGGCTTCGTGCGCTACGGCAACGGCGTCACCAGCGGCGTCGCCCACGGCACCTACCTGTCGCCGTACCTGTGGGATTCGGTGCGTTTTGGCCGCCTCGGCCTGGACGCCGGCGTGCGCTATACCCGCTACAACGCCAACGGCGGCGTGTACGCCACCACCACGCGCAATCTCGGCGATCCGACCACGCTGGCCGACGACAACGTCGGCGGTCTCAGCGGGGCGTTCAGCCCACGCACCGATCACCGCCATGCCAAGCAGTGGACGCTCGGCGCCGAGTTCGCGCTGACCCCGCAGCTGCAGACCTTCGCCCGCTACACGCAATCGCAGCGCCTGCCGCGGCTGCAGAACGTCTACCAGACCCAGAACGCGGACGTCACCGACATCGACCAGGCCGAGGCCGGCCTGCGCGGCAGCTTCGGCGACACCTTCTCGTTCTCCACGGTCGGCTTCTGGAGCCGCTTCAACGACCTGTCGATCAGCGCCATCGTGCTCGACGGCAGCGGGGCGGTGCAGAGCCTGGCGCTGGTCGGCAAGACCCGCACCCTGGGCCTGGAGTCGGAGTTCACCTGGCGTCCGTCGGCGCTGTTCGGCATCACCGGCTCGGCCACGCTGCAGGATCCGCAGACGCGCGGCCTGAGCAACGCGACCACCGGCCTCAGCTACGGCGACCTGGACGGCAAGCAGATCTCGCGCATCCCGAAGTTCATGGCCTCGATCAGCCCGACCCTGTACTTCGACATCGACGGCCGACCGCTGGAACTGTCTGCCACCGCCTATCGCATGGGCCAGCGCTACGTCGACTACACCAACGCCACCGCCCTGCCCGCCTACACCACCTACGACCTGGGCCTGTTCGCGCGGTTGAGCGAGCACCTGGAACTGCAGCTGCACGCGGCCAACGTCGGCAACACGCTGGGCCTGACCGAAGGCAATGCGCGCGTGGACACGCTGTCCGGCCAGGGCACTGCCGACGCGATCTACGCGCGGCCGATCTTCGGCCGCAACTACAACGCGTCGCTGACCTGGAGGTGGTGA